One Vibrio pomeroyi genomic region harbors:
- the nrdD gene encoding anaerobic ribonucleoside-triphosphate reductase translates to MKSIVIKRDGSRAPFSRDRIQAAVEAASDKADKEIAIYALNVALAVELKLEDYDEVHISEIQTMVENELMQGPYKSLARAYIEYRHDRDIAREKQSALTREIEGLIEESNVDLINENANKDGKVIPTQRDLLAGIVAKHYAKTHILPRDIVQAHECGDIHYHDLDYAPFFPMFNCMLIDLKGMLTHGFKMGNAEIDTPKSISTATAVTAQIIAQVASHIYGGTTINRIDEVLEPYVMASYEKHLSLAKEWDIHSPEAFAISRTEKECYDAFQSLEYEVNTLHTANGQTPFVTFGFGLGESWGSKLIQQSILKNRIAGLGKNRKTAVFPKLVFAIKDGLNHQKQDPNYDIKQLALECASKRMYPDILNYDKVVEVTGSFKTPMGCRSFLNTYEENGELIHEGRNNLGVVSLNLPRIAINAKQDMAKFYELLDEKLKLARRALETRISRLENVKARVAPILYMEGACGVRLKADDSIADIFKNGRASVSLGYIGIHEAMTALYGTDVHLYDDGEMRAKALELVEYMKREVESWTKETGYAFSLYGTPSENLCSRFCSIDTKEFGVIDGVTDRGYYTNSFHLDVQKKVNPYDKIDFEMPYPEISSGGFICYGEFPNMQKNIEALENVWDYSYTRVPYYGTNTPIDECYECGYNGEFDCTSKGFTCPKCGNHDSTKVSVTRRVCGYLGSPDARPFNFGKQEEVKRRVKHL, encoded by the coding sequence GTGAAATCAATCGTAATCAAGCGTGATGGCTCAAGGGCTCCATTCAGTAGAGATCGCATCCAAGCTGCAGTGGAAGCAGCATCAGACAAAGCCGATAAGGAAATTGCTATTTATGCACTGAATGTGGCATTAGCAGTTGAGTTGAAGCTCGAAGACTACGATGAAGTTCATATCTCTGAAATTCAAACTATGGTCGAGAACGAGCTAATGCAGGGACCTTATAAGTCTCTGGCTCGTGCCTACATTGAATATCGTCATGACCGCGACATCGCGCGTGAAAAGCAAAGCGCTTTAACTCGCGAGATCGAAGGTTTGATCGAAGAAAGCAATGTTGATCTGATCAATGAGAATGCCAACAAAGACGGCAAAGTTATCCCAACTCAGCGTGACCTTCTGGCGGGGATCGTGGCTAAACACTATGCGAAAACTCACATTTTGCCACGTGACATCGTACAAGCTCACGAGTGTGGTGACATTCATTACCACGATCTAGACTACGCACCGTTCTTCCCAATGTTTAACTGTATGCTTATCGATCTGAAAGGCATGTTAACGCATGGCTTCAAGATGGGTAACGCAGAAATTGACACACCAAAGTCTATTTCTACAGCAACAGCGGTAACAGCACAGATCATCGCACAAGTGGCGAGCCACATTTACGGCGGTACAACGATTAACCGTATCGATGAGGTTCTAGAACCTTACGTAATGGCGAGCTACGAGAAGCATTTATCATTAGCGAAAGAGTGGGACATTCATAGCCCAGAAGCTTTTGCTATCTCTCGTACAGAGAAAGAGTGTTACGACGCATTCCAATCTCTAGAATACGAAGTAAACACGCTGCACACAGCTAACGGTCAAACACCATTCGTTACGTTTGGTTTTGGTCTAGGCGAAAGCTGGGGTTCGAAACTTATCCAGCAATCTATCTTGAAAAACCGCATCGCAGGTTTGGGTAAGAACCGTAAAACTGCCGTATTCCCTAAACTGGTGTTTGCAATTAAAGATGGTTTGAACCACCAGAAGCAAGATCCGAACTACGACATCAAGCAATTAGCGCTTGAGTGTGCTTCTAAGCGTATGTACCCAGACATTCTTAACTACGACAAAGTAGTAGAAGTGACAGGGTCATTTAAAACGCCGATGGGCTGCCGTAGCTTCTTGAATACATACGAAGAAAACGGTGAGTTGATTCATGAAGGTCGTAACAACTTAGGTGTTGTTAGCCTGAACTTGCCACGTATCGCGATTAACGCGAAGCAAGATATGGCTAAGTTCTACGAACTGCTTGATGAAAAACTTAAGCTTGCTCGTCGTGCATTAGAAACTCGTATTTCTCGTCTAGAAAACGTGAAAGCACGTGTTGCTCCAATCCTATATATGGAAGGTGCATGTGGCGTTCGTTTGAAAGCAGACGACTCAATCGCTGATATCTTCAAGAACGGTCGTGCGTCTGTTTCTCTTGGTTACATCGGTATCCACGAAGCGATGACAGCTCTTTACGGTACCGACGTTCACCTGTACGACGATGGCGAAATGCGTGCTAAAGCGCTTGAGTTAGTGGAGTACATGAAGCGTGAAGTGGAATCTTGGACGAAAGAGACTGGTTACGCGTTCAGCCTGTACGGCACACCAAGTGAAAACCTATGTAGCCGTTTCTGCAGCATCGATACCAAAGAGTTTGGTGTGATTGATGGTGTAACGGACCGCGGTTACTACACCAACAGCTTCCACTTAGATGTGCAGAAGAAAGTGAACCCATACGACAAGATCGATTTCGAGATGCCTTATCCTGAAATCTCTAGCGGCGGTTTCATCTGTTACGGTGAGTTCCCGAATATGCAGAAGAACATTGAAGCACTAGAAAACGTATGGGACTACAGCTACACACGCGTACCTTACTACGGCACGAATACACCGATTGATGAGTGTTACGAGTGTGGTTACAACGGCGAGTTTGATTGTACAAGTAAGGGCTTTACGTGTCCTAAGTGTGGCAACCACGACTCAACCAAAGTATCGGTAACACGCCGTGTTTGTGGTTACCTTGGTAGCCCAGATGCACGACCATTTAACTTCGGTAAACAAGAAGAAGTTAAACGCCGCGTGAAGCACCTATAG
- the nrdG gene encoding anaerobic ribonucleoside-triphosphate reductase-activating protein, which yields MNYHQYHPIDVVNGPGTRCTLFVSGCVHQCRGCYNQSTQRLDSGHLFTQELQDHIIADLNDPRIKRRGLSLSGGDPLHPANVSEVLKLVQRVKAECEGKDIWMWTGYELDELDEKQKQVLEYVDTLIDGRFEQDKADPMLDWRGSSNQIIHRFTDI from the coding sequence ATGAACTATCACCAATATCACCCAATCGACGTTGTAAATGGCCCAGGAACACGCTGCACCTTGTTTGTGTCGGGTTGTGTGCATCAGTGCCGCGGGTGCTATAACCAATCGACGCAAAGGTTGGACTCTGGGCATTTGTTTACTCAAGAACTTCAAGACCACATTATTGCAGATCTGAATGATCCGCGAATCAAACGTCGTGGTTTGTCGCTGTCTGGTGGTGATCCGCTCCATCCTGCGAATGTGTCTGAAGTACTCAAGTTGGTTCAGCGCGTGAAAGCGGAATGTGAAGGCAAAGATATCTGGATGTGGACGGGTTACGAGCTAGACGAACTGGATGAAAAGCAGAAGCAAGTGCTTGAATACGTAGACACCTTAATTGACGGTCGTTTCGAGCAAGACAAAGCGGATCCAATGCTAGATTGGCGTGGCAGTTCAAATCAAATCATCCATCGATTCACTGACATATAA
- a CDS encoding MATE family efflux transporter, with amino-acid sequence MPINFSHIQQRGNVMLSTYRHLDKEFWQKLIHIGLPVSLQTMLFSLLGVVDIFMVNQLGDAATAAVGVGNRIFFFNLIMVSGISGAVSVLASQYFGAGDFNGIRRVLSQSWALSIFAIIPFVLIYTLVPDSVVSVVASDPDYVRLATDYLWITGASLIGTAIVVPLESALRSVGEAKLPTKISIWAIIVNAILNALLIFGLFGFPELGVVGAAIGTTVSRFFQTIALLVMARKHYSHLFPTIESWRDAILPKHRKKYFKIAIPMLVHDTAWAGGILIYNVIVGQIGVGELAIISLLSPVESILISAFLGFAVAASIILGNEIGAKNYQRVENTAWGYVLVSCALATLLAVLCFIAKPAIIQLIDLTHLALKDTAVNVALVMAAGMILRVFNMVGIGGVLKSGGDINYSIFIDIFGQWAIGIPLAYFTALVLGWSLEWVLMIVLLEELAKIALTSQRIHSKKWINNLIEEPDKVTA; translated from the coding sequence ATGCCGATAAACTTCTCGCATATTCAACAGAGGGGAAATGTGATGCTCTCGACATATCGTCATTTAGACAAAGAGTTTTGGCAAAAGCTAATACACATCGGTTTACCAGTCTCACTACAAACCATGTTGTTTTCATTGCTCGGCGTGGTCGATATTTTCATGGTCAATCAGCTTGGTGATGCGGCAACCGCAGCAGTCGGCGTTGGCAACCGTATCTTCTTCTTTAACTTGATCATGGTATCGGGAATTAGCGGTGCAGTCAGTGTGCTAGCTTCGCAATATTTTGGAGCGGGCGATTTCAATGGTATTCGGCGTGTCTTGTCGCAATCTTGGGCTCTGTCTATCTTTGCCATCATCCCTTTTGTTTTGATTTATACACTGGTTCCTGATTCAGTCGTGTCTGTAGTGGCCTCAGACCCTGATTACGTCCGCTTGGCAACGGATTACCTTTGGATAACAGGAGCCAGCCTTATTGGTACCGCGATCGTCGTACCGCTAGAAAGCGCATTGCGATCGGTCGGTGAAGCCAAATTGCCCACCAAGATAAGTATTTGGGCAATCATCGTTAATGCGATTCTCAATGCCCTACTGATCTTCGGACTATTTGGCTTTCCGGAACTCGGTGTGGTTGGCGCAGCGATTGGTACCACGGTTTCTCGATTCTTTCAGACGATTGCATTGCTTGTTATGGCGAGAAAACATTACTCGCATCTATTCCCTACAATTGAGAGTTGGCGTGATGCAATCTTACCTAAGCACAGAAAGAAGTACTTTAAGATTGCTATTCCTATGTTAGTTCACGATACGGCATGGGCTGGTGGAATACTGATTTACAACGTTATTGTTGGGCAGATTGGGGTTGGTGAACTTGCGATCATCTCACTCTTATCACCAGTGGAAAGCATCTTAATTTCAGCTTTCTTAGGCTTTGCCGTTGCCGCTTCAATCATTCTCGGTAACGAGATCGGCGCGAAGAACTATCAACGTGTTGAAAATACCGCTTGGGGCTATGTACTTGTGAGTTGTGCGCTTGCGACACTATTGGCTGTGCTGTGTTTTATCGCCAAGCCAGCCATTATTCAATTAATCGATTTAACGCACTTGGCACTCAAAGATACAGCGGTCAACGTCGCCTTAGTGATGGCGGCAGGGATGATATTGAGAGTATTCAACATGGTTGGTATCGGAGGTGTGTTAAAAAGTGGTGGAGACATCAATTACAGCATCTTCATCGACATATTCGGCCAGTGGGCAATTGGCATTCCCCTCGCCTATTTCACCGCTTTGGTGCTGGGCTGGTCTTTAGAATGGGTGTTGATGATTGTGTTACTGGAGGAGTTAGCGAAGATAGCTTTAACCAGCCAGAGGATTCACTCTAAGAAATGGATCAACAACTTAATAGAAGAGCCCGATAAGGTCACTGCTTGA
- a CDS encoding AraC family transcriptional regulator, with translation MSEKQERYEISEKTHQEFVDQSHVLAFEELGIVQCGTASCRDFFSVYRKNQQKHMLLYTVRGKGWLESEGCRYILESGSCITVPAGVENGFGIEEETWQIAWIFLSPDKQWDNVVSDEVSYTLSPAAEVVSSCIHTLLRSIALPIDLGGAIANHSVAQIESMINAPVPQQQSRNLIRLRRVFDSVQKQLHKEWNVFELANLFPCSEPHFHRLCQRYYSHSPMTHIMRMRMEYAARLLRSSDWSIQHIGEIVGYPNAANFSTRFKAWSGMTPRQFKQSAQS, from the coding sequence ATGAGCGAGAAACAAGAACGGTACGAGATCTCTGAAAAGACCCATCAAGAGTTTGTCGATCAAAGCCATGTATTGGCATTCGAAGAGCTCGGTATCGTTCAATGTGGGACAGCTTCGTGCCGTGATTTCTTTTCTGTCTACCGAAAGAACCAACAAAAACACATGCTGCTGTACACCGTGAGAGGCAAAGGGTGGCTCGAAAGCGAAGGGTGTCGATACATTCTAGAGTCGGGGTCGTGCATTACTGTGCCTGCAGGCGTGGAGAACGGTTTTGGTATTGAAGAAGAAACATGGCAGATAGCGTGGATCTTTCTATCGCCTGATAAGCAATGGGATAATGTCGTCAGTGATGAGGTTAGTTATACGCTTTCTCCTGCAGCCGAAGTCGTCTCGTCTTGTATTCATACCTTGCTGAGAAGTATTGCCTTGCCGATTGATCTCGGTGGAGCGATTGCCAATCACAGCGTAGCGCAAATAGAGTCCATGATTAATGCACCAGTCCCGCAGCAACAGTCTCGAAATTTGATTCGCTTGAGGCGAGTGTTCGACAGCGTGCAAAAACAGCTGCATAAAGAGTGGAATGTGTTTGAGCTAGCAAACCTATTCCCGTGTTCAGAGCCGCACTTCCACCGCTTGTGCCAACGTTATTACTCTCATAGCCCGATGACTCATATTATGCGTATGAGGATGGAATACGCTGCAAGACTGCTTAGGTCGAGTGATTGGTCGATTCAACACATTGGCGAGATAGTTGGATATCCCAATGCCGCTAACTTTAGCACTCGGTTTAAGGCATGGTCGGGAATGACACCAAGACAATTCAAACAGAGTGCTCAATCTTAA
- a CDS encoding amino acid aminotransferase: MFSHLPKPTLDPILSLSVAYRGDTRTDKVDLGIGVYKNDQGETPIMKAVSKAQDIVVETQKTKAYVGLAGCEEFNQSMVDLLLKGTSAMDRVAAIQTPGASGALRMLGDLMKVSQPDTTVWISNPSYVNHKPVMEAAGLKVRYYNYFSPETKQVDTAKMLDDLSKAGPSDVVLLHGCCHNPTGADIDFEAWQEITKLSQKNGFLPFVDIAYQGFGDGLEEDAKGLQHMANNVEEMLITTSCSKNFGLYRERTGAAIVIGKNSEHVGNAKGKLLTLARSTYTMPPDHGAALVKTILQNQELTTIWKQELSEMQQRLLNLRQSLCDELRNTYNTSQFDFIESHKGMFTVLGFKETQMNQLREEYGIYGVGDGRINIAGLSESHIPYVAKAIANVSK, encoded by the coding sequence ATGTTTTCACATCTACCAAAACCAACTTTAGATCCAATTCTATCTCTTTCTGTTGCTTACCGCGGCGATACTCGTACTGATAAAGTCGATTTAGGCATTGGCGTTTATAAAAACGACCAAGGTGAAACACCGATCATGAAAGCCGTTTCTAAGGCTCAAGATATCGTTGTTGAAACTCAGAAAACCAAAGCTTACGTTGGCCTAGCAGGCTGTGAAGAGTTTAACCAGAGCATGGTTGATCTGCTGCTTAAAGGGACTTCTGCTATGGATCGCGTAGCAGCGATTCAAACACCGGGTGCAAGTGGCGCACTTCGTATGTTGGGCGACTTAATGAAAGTTTCTCAACCAGACACCACTGTTTGGATTTCAAACCCAAGCTACGTTAACCATAAACCGGTGATGGAAGCGGCAGGCTTAAAAGTTCGCTACTACAATTACTTCAGTCCTGAAACGAAGCAAGTTGATACTGCAAAAATGTTGGATGACCTTTCAAAAGCGGGTCCATCAGACGTGGTACTACTGCACGGTTGCTGTCATAACCCAACGGGTGCGGATATCGACTTTGAAGCGTGGCAGGAAATCACTAAGTTATCGCAAAAGAATGGTTTCTTACCATTCGTTGATATTGCTTACCAAGGCTTTGGTGACGGTCTAGAAGAAGATGCGAAAGGTCTTCAACATATGGCGAACAACGTTGAAGAGATGCTGATCACAACATCTTGCTCAAAGAACTTCGGTTTGTACCGTGAAAGAACGGGTGCAGCAATTGTTATTGGCAAGAACAGCGAACACGTTGGTAATGCCAAAGGTAAACTGCTGACCCTTGCTCGTTCAACTTACACTATGCCGCCAGACCACGGTGCGGCTTTGGTGAAAACAATTCTTCAGAATCAAGAGTTAACAACGATTTGGAAGCAAGAATTGAGTGAAATGCAGCAACGTTTGTTGAATCTGCGCCAAAGTTTATGTGATGAATTGCGAAATACTTATAACACGTCACAATTTGATTTCATTGAAAGCCATAAAGGTATGTTTACTGTACTAGGCTTTAAAGAAACTCAAATGAATCAATTACGTGAAGAATATGGCATCTACGGTGTTGGTGATGGACGCATCAATATTGCAGGTCTTTCTGAATCCCATATTCCTTATGTAGCAAAAGCGATAGCCAACGTATCAAAATAG
- a CDS encoding putative ATP-dependent zinc protease, which produces MYNWKAIITLTLSGGLFACSTTTQVPVEPEQKPQIEQPVVDDSSKTDATEGEKVTEPTEKPEEVKPTEPEVKPAPVEKPVEKVRKTSDGKLILGEEEWVFVPGLKEAFKARVDTGATTSSISAVDIVDFERNGKDWVKFKIEHDGITTEEISLPVERWVKIKQSSAEGTQRRAVVVASIQIGDLKDKTEFTLADRTHLSFPLLLGRSFFRDVAVVDVSKKYVQKKITK; this is translated from the coding sequence ATGTATAATTGGAAAGCGATTATTACCCTAACGTTAAGTGGCGGCTTGTTTGCTTGTTCGACGACGACTCAAGTTCCTGTCGAGCCAGAGCAAAAGCCTCAGATTGAACAACCTGTTGTAGATGACTCTTCAAAAACGGATGCAACAGAAGGCGAGAAAGTAACGGAACCTACTGAGAAGCCTGAAGAAGTAAAACCAACTGAACCAGAAGTGAAACCTGCGCCTGTTGAAAAACCAGTAGAGAAGGTTAGAAAAACAAGTGACGGCAAACTGATTCTTGGTGAAGAAGAGTGGGTGTTTGTTCCTGGTTTAAAAGAAGCGTTTAAAGCGCGTGTCGATACAGGTGCAACAACCTCTTCAATCAGTGCAGTTGATATTGTTGATTTTGAACGTAACGGCAAAGACTGGGTTAAGTTCAAGATTGAACACGACGGCATCACAACTGAAGAGATCAGCTTACCAGTAGAGCGCTGGGTTAAGATCAAGCAATCAAGTGCAGAAGGTACACAACGACGCGCAGTGGTTGTGGCTTCAATTCAAATTGGTGACCTAAAAGACAAAACTGAATTTACGCTAGCCGACCGAACGCATCTTTCTTTCCCACTTCTGTTGGGTAGAAGCTTCTTTAGAGATGTTGCGGTTGTCGATGTGAGCAAAAAATACGTTCAGAAGAAAATCACTAAATAG
- a CDS encoding ABC-F family ATPase, which translates to MISTANITMQFGAEPLFENISAKFGNGNRYGLIGANGCGKSTFMKILSGALTPSSGNVSITPGEKLGVLSQDQFAFEQYSVIDVVIMGDRKLWEVKQERDRIYSLPEMSEDDGMKVAELESEFAEMDGYTAESRAGDILIQAGIEEEFHFGLMQQVAPGWKLRVLLAQALFANPDILLLDEPTNNLDIHTINWLAEELNQRKCTMIIISHDRHFLNSVCTHMADIDYGELRIYPGNYEYFLEASGLIREQLLASNAKKAAEISELQDFVNRFGANASKAKQASSRAKKMDKITLDEVKSSSRMSPSIDFGEGKKLHRQALELQELGHGFDGERLFAGGNLLLEAGTRLAVIGENGVGKTTLLRCLVQELEQNEGIVKWSENASVGYCPQDSTKDFDNDLSIFDWISQWRTAKHDDLMVRGILGRLLFTADDANKKARNCSGGEKNRLLFGKLMMQDINVLVMDEPTNHMDMEAIQALNDALKVYTGTLIFVSHDREFVSSLATHIIDVKDQQLVSFQGTYEEYLDHQKKMLMVNL; encoded by the coding sequence TTGATATCTACCGCGAACATCACAATGCAATTTGGCGCAGAGCCGCTGTTTGAAAACATCTCTGCTAAATTTGGTAACGGCAACCGCTATGGTTTGATCGGCGCTAATGGTTGCGGCAAATCAACGTTCATGAAAATCCTAAGTGGCGCACTAACGCCAAGTTCGGGCAATGTTTCTATCACTCCAGGAGAAAAACTGGGTGTTTTGAGCCAAGATCAGTTCGCATTCGAACAGTACAGCGTTATCGACGTTGTAATCATGGGCGATAGAAAGCTGTGGGAAGTAAAACAAGAACGTGACCGCATTTACTCTTTGCCAGAAATGAGTGAAGACGATGGTATGAAAGTCGCTGAGCTTGAAAGTGAATTCGCAGAAATGGACGGCTACACAGCAGAAAGCCGTGCGGGTGACATCCTGATTCAAGCAGGTATCGAAGAAGAGTTCCACTTCGGTCTGATGCAGCAAGTAGCTCCGGGTTGGAAACTGCGTGTGCTATTGGCACAAGCGCTATTTGCAAACCCAGATATTCTGCTACTTGATGAGCCAACCAACAACTTGGACATTCACACGATCAACTGGCTGGCTGAAGAGCTAAACCAACGTAAATGTACAATGATCATCATCTCGCACGATAGACACTTCCTGAACTCTGTATGTACGCACATGGCGGACATCGACTACGGTGAGCTACGTATTTACCCAGGTAACTACGAGTACTTCCTAGAAGCATCTGGCTTGATTCGCGAACAACTTCTAGCAAGCAATGCTAAGAAAGCGGCTGAAATCAGCGAGCTTCAAGACTTCGTAAACCGTTTTGGTGCTAACGCATCTAAAGCGAAGCAAGCAAGTTCACGTGCTAAGAAAATGGACAAAATCACGCTTGATGAAGTGAAATCATCGAGCCGTATGAGCCCATCAATCGATTTTGGTGAAGGCAAGAAACTGCACCGTCAAGCGCTTGAACTTCAAGAACTTGGTCACGGCTTCGATGGCGAAAGACTGTTTGCTGGTGGTAATTTACTGCTTGAAGCTGGTACGCGCCTTGCGGTTATCGGTGAGAACGGTGTAGGTAAAACCACGCTGCTACGTTGTCTGGTTCAAGAGCTAGAGCAGAACGAAGGTATCGTTAAATGGTCTGAAAATGCTTCTGTAGGTTACTGCCCACAAGACAGCACTAAGGACTTTGATAACGATCTGAGCATCTTCGATTGGATCTCACAATGGCGTACAGCGAAGCACGATGACCTAATGGTACGCGGTATTCTTGGTCGTCTACTGTTTACGGCTGACGATGCGAATAAGAAAGCTCGTAACTGTTCAGGTGGTGAGAAGAACCGTCTGTTATTCGGCAAGTTAATGATGCAAGACATCAACGTGCTTGTGATGGACGAACCAACCAACCACATGGACATGGAAGCAATCCAAGCCCTAAACGATGCACTTAAGGTTTACACTGGCACGCTTATCTTCGTGAGCCATGACCGCGAGTTTGTATCTTCATTGGCAACGCACATCATTGATGTGAAAGACCAACAGCTAGTGAGCTTCCAAGGTACTTACGAAGAGTACCTCGATCACCAGAAAAAGATGTTGATGGTTAACTTATAA
- a CDS encoding methyl-accepting chemotaxis protein — protein MGFSNISIKNKLTLMFVIVIFAMTMIQTYITGKQLLNETYRSIQQYSTTLTNANVSGIEKWVAGRINVVNAAKDAFKYTDDPTSYFTQSTNAGQFQIAYAGLSDGRFLQGVDLPIPQGYDPRTRDWYKKPMATGQTVVTEPYIDVATNDLVVTIASPFSTNGYSGVIGADLNLNTLIKDVVSIEQPGVYAFLVDGEGNIVAHRDRNLTLKSVSNISNNLSAQKIQSLARYPEFEELTIDGTESLLSAQKVPHTDWYFTVVIDKTKSFASYRSLLRQSAIFGLIQLAVIAFVAMFIIKKALAPLTTLSSAMEALSKGDGDLTQRITVNSKDEIGTLAHHVNAFIAKLQEIVRDIADSSHQLNQQSEVSTNVARQTSEGLSVQLHEISQIATAVHEMSATAEEVANNAQMTADSAIGSTENCEQGKQVIIRNQDSITNLAQQVENASGIIQEVEKNALDINAILATISDIAEQTNLLALNAAIEAARAGEQGRGFAVVADEVRVLSQRTHSSTDEIREMIETLQKNSVSAVESMQRSQDLAQSSVDDANNATTALEEIATSIQQISDMASHISNAASEQRTVTGEVSKNIQLVNDVSDNMSTEADNSRQLSEELRGIAQQLNTQVQLFKY, from the coding sequence GACAATGATTCAGACGTATATAACAGGGAAGCAACTTCTTAACGAAACCTACCGCTCTATTCAGCAGTATTCGACAACCCTGACCAATGCCAATGTATCGGGTATCGAAAAATGGGTTGCAGGACGTATCAACGTGGTTAACGCAGCCAAAGATGCGTTCAAATACACCGATGACCCAACCAGTTACTTCACGCAGAGCACCAACGCAGGTCAATTCCAAATCGCTTATGCTGGCCTTTCTGATGGCCGCTTTTTACAAGGTGTAGACTTGCCGATTCCTCAAGGTTATGACCCTCGTACCCGTGATTGGTACAAAAAACCGATGGCAACGGGTCAAACCGTAGTCACCGAACCCTACATTGATGTGGCAACCAATGACCTTGTAGTAACCATCGCTAGCCCATTTAGCACTAACGGTTATTCTGGCGTTATTGGCGCAGACCTTAATCTCAATACATTAATCAAAGATGTCGTGAGTATCGAGCAGCCTGGCGTTTACGCATTCCTCGTCGATGGCGAAGGTAATATCGTTGCCCATAGGGATCGCAATCTTACGCTTAAATCGGTTTCAAACATTTCAAACAACCTATCAGCTCAAAAGATTCAATCACTCGCTCGATACCCCGAATTTGAAGAACTGACAATCGACGGTACGGAATCTTTACTCTCGGCACAGAAAGTCCCACACACTGACTGGTATTTCACCGTTGTTATCGACAAAACCAAATCTTTTGCCTCTTACCGTTCATTACTTCGTCAATCGGCGATCTTTGGCCTTATTCAACTTGCCGTTATCGCCTTTGTGGCAATGTTTATCATCAAGAAGGCGCTTGCGCCATTAACGACGCTAAGCTCGGCAATGGAAGCACTGTCTAAAGGTGATGGTGACTTAACACAGCGTATTACGGTAAACAGCAAAGACGAAATCGGCACGTTAGCGCACCACGTCAACGCTTTCATCGCTAAGCTTCAAGAGATTGTGCGTGATATTGCCGACTCTTCTCATCAGCTTAATCAGCAATCTGAAGTCAGTACCAATGTTGCGCGCCAAACCAGTGAAGGCTTGTCAGTACAACTTCATGAGATCTCACAAATTGCCACGGCAGTACACGAGATGTCGGCAACGGCAGAAGAAGTGGCAAACAACGCTCAAATGACGGCAGATTCAGCGATCGGTTCTACGGAAAACTGTGAACAAGGCAAGCAAGTGATCATTCGTAACCAAGATTCGATCACCAACCTCGCCCAACAAGTTGAAAATGCATCAGGGATCATTCAAGAAGTTGAGAAAAATGCCCTGGATATCAATGCGATATTGGCAACGATTTCAGATATTGCAGAGCAAACCAACCTACTCGCTTTGAATGCGGCTATTGAAGCAGCACGTGCCGGTGAACAAGGTCGTGGCTTTGCGGTAGTAGCAGACGAAGTTCGCGTTCTGTCTCAGCGTACTCACAGTTCAACTGACGAGATTCGCGAAATGATTGAGACTCTGCAGAAGAACAGCGTGAGTGCCGTGGAATCAATGCAACGCAGTCAAGACTTGGCACAATCGAGTGTCGATGATGCAAACAATGCGACGACAGCATTAGAAGAGATCGCGACGTCGATCCAACAGATCTCGGATATGGCTTCACACATCTCAAACGCGGCGTCTGAACAAAGAACCGTAACTGGCGAAGTGAGCAAGAACATTCAGTTAGTTAATGATGTGTCAGACAACATGTCGACTGAGGCAGATAACTCTCGTCAACTTTCTGAAGAACTGCGTGGCATCGCCCAACAGTTGAACACGCAAGTACAGTTGTTCAAATACTGA